In a single window of the Acinetobacter tibetensis genome:
- the rplW gene encoding 50S ribosomal protein L23 gives MNNERIYQVLQGPVFSEKAQVLGETAGVQVFKVALDANKLEIKKAVEQLFGVQVVKVNTTITKGKSKRFGKTLGRRSDVKKAYVTLKAGQDVEMADLGDTAESAAE, from the coding sequence ATGAACAACGAACGTATCTATCAAGTCCTACAAGGACCTGTATTCTCAGAAAAAGCACAAGTTTTAGGTGAGACTGCTGGTGTTCAAGTTTTTAAAGTTGCACTTGATGCAAATAAACTTGAAATCAAAAAAGCAGTTGAACAACTCTTTGGTGTTCAGGTTGTTAAAGTTAACACAACGATCACTAAAGGTAAGTCTAAACGCTTTGGTAAAACATTAGGACGCCGTTCTGATGTTAAAAAAGCATACGTCACCCTGAAAGCTGGCCAAGATGTTGAAATGGCTGACTTGGGCGATACCGCTGAAAGCGCAGCGGAATAA
- the rplB gene encoding 50S ribosomal protein L2: MPIQKCKPTSPGRRFVEKVVHDHLHKGAPYAPLVEAKKRTGGRNNNGHITTRHVGGGHKQHYRLVDFKRNKDGIPATVERIEYDPNRTAHIALVLYADGERRYIIAPKGLRAGDKVQSGNDAPIRPGNCLPLRNMPIGSTLHNIELKIGKGAQLARSAGTSVQLLGRDGSYAIVRLRSGEMRKIHVECRAVLGEVSNQESNLRSLGKAGAARWRGVRPTVRGMAMNPVDHPHGGGEGRNKGIQPVSPWGQKAKGYKTRTNKRTTKMIIRDRRVK, translated from the coding sequence ATGCCAATTCAAAAATGTAAGCCAACGTCTCCTGGACGTCGCTTTGTAGAGAAAGTCGTTCACGACCATCTTCACAAAGGCGCGCCTTATGCTCCGTTGGTTGAAGCTAAAAAACGTACTGGTGGTCGTAACAACAACGGTCACATCACGACTCGTCACGTTGGTGGCGGTCACAAGCAGCACTACCGTCTTGTTGACTTTAAACGTAACAAAGATGGCATTCCTGCGACTGTAGAGCGTATTGAATACGATCCTAACCGTACAGCACACATTGCACTTGTATTGTATGCTGATGGTGAGCGTCGCTACATCATCGCGCCTAAAGGCCTTCGCGCTGGCGATAAAGTTCAATCTGGTAACGATGCTCCAATTCGTCCAGGTAACTGCTTACCGCTTCGCAACATGCCAATCGGTTCTACTCTTCACAACATCGAACTTAAAATCGGTAAAGGCGCGCAATTAGCTCGTTCTGCTGGTACTTCAGTTCAGTTGTTGGGTCGTGACGGTTCTTACGCCATCGTTCGTTTACGTTCTGGTGAAATGCGTAAAATTCACGTTGAGTGCCGTGCAGTTCTTGGTGAAGTTTCTAACCAAGAAAGCAACCTTCGCTCACTTGGTAAAGCAGGTGCAGCACGCTGGCGTGGCGTTCGTCCTACCGTTCGTGGTATGGCGATGAACCCAGTAGATCACCCACACGGTGGTGGTGAAGGGCGTAACAAAGGTATTCAACCTGTAAGCCCATGGGGTCAAAAAGCTAAAGGGTACAAGACACGTACCAACAAGCGTACGACTAAGATGATTATTCGCGATCGTCGCGTCAAGTAA
- the rpsS gene encoding 30S ribosomal protein S19 — MPRSLKKGPFVDAHLFAKVEAAVAANNRKPIKTWSRRSMILPDFVGLTISVHNGRNHVPVIVSEHMVGHKLGEFAPTRTYRGHGVDKKSKR; from the coding sequence ATGCCTCGTTCATTGAAAAAAGGTCCATTCGTCGATGCGCACTTGTTCGCTAAGGTTGAAGCTGCTGTTGCTGCTAACAATCGTAAGCCGATCAAGACTTGGTCACGTCGTTCGATGATCCTCCCGGATTTTGTTGGTTTAACAATCTCTGTACATAATGGCCGTAACCATGTTCCAGTAATCGTATCTGAACACATGGTTGGTCACAAACTTGGTGAATTCGCGCCAACTCGTACCTATCGCGGTCACGGTGTTGACAAGAAATCTAAACGTTAA
- the rplV gene encoding 50S ribosomal protein L22, with protein MEVTAKLRGAAISAQKTRLVADLIRGKSVAHALNILNFSNKKAAVLVKKALESAIANAEHNNSLDVDDLKVTTIYVDEGTSLKRIMPRAKGRADRITKRTCHITVKVGV; from the coding sequence ATGGAAGTTACTGCTAAATTACGCGGTGCCGCTATCTCGGCACAAAAAACTCGTTTGGTTGCAGACCTAATCCGTGGCAAATCTGTTGCTCACGCGCTTAATATTCTTAACTTCAGCAACAAAAAAGCTGCAGTTTTGGTTAAAAAAGCATTGGAATCTGCAATTGCAAACGCTGAACACAATAACAGTTTAGATGTAGACGACCTTAAGGTAACTACGATTTACGTTGATGAAGGCACTAGCCTTAAACGTATTATGCCACGTGCTAAAGGTCGTGCAGATCGTATTACTAAGCGTACTTGTCACATTACCGTTAAGGTAGGGGTTTGA
- the rplP gene encoding 50S ribosomal protein L16, producing MLLPKRTKFRKVQKGRNTGLAHRGSTVSFGSIALKATERGRMTSRQIEAARRTISRRVKRGGKIFIRVFPDKPITEKPLEVRMGNGKGNVEYWVCEIKPGKILYEMEGVNEELAREAFTLAAAKLPFKTTIVTRTVM from the coding sequence ATGTTGCTACCTAAACGTACCAAATTCCGTAAAGTGCAAAAAGGCCGTAACACTGGTCTAGCGCACCGTGGTAGTACAGTATCATTTGGTTCAATCGCGCTTAAAGCAACTGAACGTGGTCGTATGACTTCACGTCAAATTGAAGCTGCGCGTCGTACCATTAGCCGTCGTGTTAAGCGTGGTGGTAAGATCTTTATTCGTGTATTCCCAGACAAACCAATTACTGAAAAGCCATTAGAAGTTCGTATGGGTAACGGTAAAGGTAATGTGGAGTACTGGGTTTGTGAAATCAAACCAGGTAAGATCCTGTACGAAATGGAAGGTGTGAACGAAGAATTGGCGCGTGAAGCATTTACGCTTGCTGCTGCTAAGCTTCCGTTTAAAACCACTATCGTGACTCGGACGGTAATGTAA
- the rpmC gene encoding 50S ribosomal protein L29, with protein MKTKDLREKSVEELTALLDEQQLNQFRLRMAKATGQLGKSHEVALTRKTIARIKTLLTEKQGNGQ; from the coding sequence ATGAAAACTAAAGATCTACGTGAAAAATCGGTAGAAGAGTTGACAGCTTTGCTTGATGAGCAACAGCTTAACCAATTCCGTCTTCGTATGGCTAAAGCAACTGGTCAATTGGGTAAATCGCACGAAGTTGCGCTTACTCGTAAAACTATTGCTCGTATTAAGACCCTCCTTACCGAAAAACAGGGGAACGGACAATGA
- the rpsQ gene encoding 30S ribosomal protein S17, with protein sequence MSEKTVRTLTGKVVSDKMDKSIVVLIERRVQHPLYGKSIRRSTKLHAHDENNTAKLGDVVTIKESRPISKTKSWTLVEVVEAAAE encoded by the coding sequence ATGAGTGAAAAAACAGTCCGCACGTTAACTGGCAAAGTAGTAAGCGACAAAATGGACAAGTCTATTGTTGTGCTTATCGAACGTCGTGTTCAACACCCGTTGTATGGCAAATCAATCCGCCGTTCAACTAAATTACATGCTCATGATGAGAACAACACTGCTAAATTAGGCGACGTTGTGACAATCAAAGAAAGCCGCCCAATTTCTAAAACTAAGTCTTGGACTTTAGTTGAAGTTGTTGAAGCTGCTGCTGAGTAA
- the rplN gene encoding 50S ribosomal protein L14 yields the protein MIQTETMLDVADNSGARRVQCIKVLGGSHRRYASVGDIIKVTVKEAIPRARVKKGDVMNAVVVRTKFGIRRPDGSVIRFDDNAAVILNNNKAPIATRIFGPVTRELRTEQFMKIISLAPEVL from the coding sequence ATGATTCAAACCGAAACTATGCTCGACGTAGCAGACAACAGTGGTGCTCGCCGCGTACAATGTATTAAAGTACTTGGTGGTTCGCATCGTCGTTATGCTTCAGTTGGCGATATTATTAAAGTTACTGTAAAAGAAGCTATTCCTCGCGCACGTGTTAAAAAAGGTGACGTGATGAATGCTGTGGTTGTACGTACAAAATTCGGCATCCGTCGTCCAGATGGTTCAGTGATTCGTTTCGACGATAACGCAGCTGTTATTTTGAACAACAACAAAGCGCCGATTGCAACTCGTATTTTCGGACCAGTGACTCGTGAACTTCGTACTGAACAGTTCATGAAAATCATTTCATTGGCTCCTGAAGTTCTATAA
- the rplX gene encoding 50S ribosomal protein L24 gives MAKIKKGDQVIVIAGKEKGKQGTVLSVSNDRVMVEGLNLVKKHQKPNRATGAEGAIVTQEASLHISNVAIFNATTQKADRVGYQVTEGVKTRVYKSNGESVAVAK, from the coding sequence ATGGCTAAGATTAAAAAAGGCGATCAAGTAATTGTGATCGCAGGTAAAGAAAAAGGCAAACAGGGTACTGTTCTGTCTGTTTCTAATGACCGTGTTATGGTTGAAGGCCTTAACTTGGTTAAGAAGCATCAAAAGCCGAACCGTGCAACAGGTGCTGAAGGCGCTATTGTTACACAAGAAGCTTCGCTTCATATTTCTAACGTGGCAATTTTTAATGCTACAACCCAAAAGGCTGACCGTGTTGGTTACCAAGTGACTGAAGGCGTGAAAACTCGCGTTTACAAATCAAATGGTGAATCAGTGGCGGTAGCGAAGTAA
- the rplE gene encoding 50S ribosomal protein L5: MARLKTRYNDELKAQLQETLGVKNVMDIPRITKITINMGVGAAAADKKLLDGALADMQAIAGQKPVLTLARKSIAGFKIRDGWPIGCKVTLRGERMYEFLDRLISIAIPRIRDFRGFSAKSFDGRGNYSMGLKEQIMFPEIDFDKIDRIRGMDITVTTTARTDDEGRALMRAFGFPFK, translated from the coding sequence ATGGCCAGACTTAAAACGCGTTACAATGACGAACTTAAAGCTCAGTTACAAGAGACTTTAGGCGTTAAAAATGTGATGGATATCCCTCGCATTACTAAAATCACGATCAATATGGGTGTTGGCGCAGCAGCTGCTGACAAAAAACTCCTTGATGGTGCTCTTGCTGATATGCAAGCAATTGCTGGTCAAAAACCAGTGCTTACGTTAGCTCGCAAATCAATCGCTGGTTTCAAAATCCGTGATGGTTGGCCGATCGGCTGTAAAGTTACTTTACGCGGCGAACGTATGTACGAATTCTTAGACCGTTTGATCTCGATTGCGATCCCTCGTATCCGTGACTTCCGTGGTTTCTCTGCGAAATCATTTGATGGTCGTGGTAACTACTCTATGGGTCTTAAAGAACAAATCATGTTCCCTGAGATCGATTTTGATAAGATTGATCGTATTCGTGGTATGGATATTACCGTTACTACGACTGCTCGCACCGATGACGAAGGCCGTGCGCTTATGCGTGCATTCGGCTTCCCGTTCAAATAA
- the rpsN gene encoding 30S ribosomal protein S14 has translation MAKKGMINRELKREKTVAKFAAKRAELKATIANVNASDEERFEAMMKLQALPRNASPVRLRNRCGLTGRPHGYFRKFGLSRNKLRDTVMQGDVPGVVKASW, from the coding sequence ATGGCTAAGAAAGGTATGATTAATCGCGAATTGAAACGCGAAAAGACAGTTGCTAAATTTGCTGCAAAACGTGCTGAATTAAAAGCTACGATTGCAAATGTAAATGCAAGTGACGAAGAGCGTTTCGAAGCGATGATGAAGTTACAAGCATTACCACGTAATGCATCTCCAGTACGTCTTCGTAACCGTTGTGGTTTAACTGGTCGTCCTCATGGTTACTTCCGTAAGTTCGGTTTAAGCCGTAACAAATTACGTGACACAGTAATGCAAGGTGATGTACCGGGCGTTGTTAAGGCAAGCTGGTAA
- the rpsH gene encoding 30S ribosomal protein S8 produces the protein MSMQDTVADMLTRVRNAQMAKKQSVSMPNSKLKVAIANVLQQEGYVSNVEVAEVEGKATLTITLKYFEGKPVIETVKRVSRPGLRQYRGKDALPSVKQGLGIAIVSTSKGIMTDRAARAAGVGGEVVAFVS, from the coding sequence ATGAGTATGCAAGATACCGTTGCCGACATGTTAACTCGTGTTCGTAACGCACAAATGGCAAAGAAACAATCTGTTTCTATGCCTAATTCTAAGTTGAAGGTTGCAATTGCAAACGTACTTCAACAAGAAGGTTATGTTTCAAATGTAGAAGTTGCTGAAGTTGAAGGCAAAGCTACTTTGACCATCACTTTAAAATATTTCGAAGGCAAACCAGTTATCGAAACTGTGAAACGCGTAAGCCGTCCTGGTCTACGTCAGTATCGCGGTAAAGATGCACTTCCGAGCGTTAAGCAAGGTTTAGGTATTGCAATTGTTTCTACAAGCAAAGGCATCATGACTGATCGCGCTGCACGTGCTGCAGGCGTTGGTGGTGAAGTTGTTGCTTTTGTTTCTTAA
- the rplF gene encoding 50S ribosomal protein L6 has translation MSRVAKAPVTVPNGVTVTQNGRQVEVKGSKGTLSFNLHALVELKQEDGIVAVAPKAESKDAWMQAGTARAVLNNLVKGVSEGFERKLQLIGVGYKAAVKGNIVNLNLGFSHPIDYTLPEGVTAETPTATEIILKSADKARLGQVAADIRGYRPPEPYKGKGVRYSDEVVLRKEAKKK, from the coding sequence ATGTCTCGTGTGGCTAAAGCCCCAGTAACTGTGCCTAACGGTGTTACAGTTACTCAGAACGGCCGGCAGGTCGAAGTGAAAGGCAGTAAAGGTACATTGTCTTTCAACCTGCATGCGCTGGTCGAGCTTAAACAGGAAGACGGTATTGTAGCTGTTGCTCCAAAAGCTGAGTCGAAAGACGCTTGGATGCAAGCTGGTACCGCTCGCGCTGTTCTTAACAACCTTGTTAAAGGTGTTAGTGAAGGCTTTGAACGTAAGTTGCAACTTATCGGTGTTGGTTACAAAGCTGCGGTTAAGGGTAACATTGTTAACCTTAACCTTGGTTTCTCTCACCCGATTGACTATACGCTTCCTGAAGGTGTAACTGCTGAAACTCCTACTGCAACTGAAATTATCCTTAAATCTGCTGATAAAGCACGTTTAGGTCAAGTTGCTGCAGATATCCGTGGTTACCGTCCGCCAGAGCCTTATAAAGGTAAAGGTGTTCGTTATTCTGATGAAGTTGTACTTCGTAAAGAAGCTAAGAAGAAATAA
- the rplR gene encoding 50S ribosomal protein L18, whose protein sequence is MNEKKQSRLRRAKSTRLHIRALGATRLCVNRTPRHIYAQVISADGGKVLAQASTLDATLRAGATGNIEAATKVGALIAERAKAAGITKVAFDRSGFKYHGRIKALADAARENGLEF, encoded by the coding sequence ATGAACGAAAAGAAACAATCCCGTTTGCGTCGTGCGAAAAGCACACGCTTGCACATTCGTGCATTGGGTGCGACTCGTTTGTGTGTAAACCGCACTCCGCGTCACATCTATGCTCAAGTTATCTCAGCAGATGGTGGCAAAGTTTTAGCGCAAGCTTCAACTTTAGATGCTACTTTACGTGCTGGTGCAACTGGTAATATTGAAGCAGCGACTAAAGTAGGTGCTTTAATCGCAGAACGTGCTAAAGCAGCTGGTATTACTAAAGTTGCATTTGACCGTTCTGGTTTTAAATATCATGGTCGTATCAAAGCCTTGGCTGATGCTGCTCGTGAAAACGGCTTGGAGTTCTAA
- the rpsE gene encoding 30S ribosomal protein S5: MAKVEQNEGLVEKLVAVDRVAKVVKGGRIFSFTALTVVGDGNGRVGFGRGKAREVPAAISKALEAARRNMITVDLAGTTLQHPVNARHGASRVYMQPASEGTGVIAGGAMRAVLEAAGVHNVLAKCYGSTNAANVVNATFKGLRDMTSPEKVAAKRGLSVEQIQG; this comes from the coding sequence ATGGCTAAAGTTGAACAAAACGAAGGTCTTGTTGAAAAGCTGGTTGCCGTTGATCGTGTAGCCAAAGTTGTTAAGGGTGGTCGTATCTTCTCTTTCACAGCATTAACTGTTGTGGGCGATGGTAACGGTCGTGTAGGTTTTGGTCGTGGTAAAGCACGTGAAGTTCCAGCTGCGATTTCTAAAGCACTTGAAGCTGCACGTCGTAACATGATTACTGTAGACCTTGCTGGTACTACTTTACAACACCCTGTGAATGCACGTCATGGTGCAAGCCGTGTGTACATGCAACCTGCTTCTGAAGGTACTGGCGTAATTGCTGGTGGCGCTATGCGTGCCGTTCTTGAAGCTGCAGGCGTACATAACGTACTTGCTAAATGTTACGGTTCTACAAATGCTGCGAACGTTGTAAACGCAACTTTCAAAGGTTTGCGTGATATGACTTCTCCAGAGAAAGTAGCTGCTAAACGTGGTCTTTCTGTAGAACAAATTCAAGGGTAA
- the rpmD gene encoding 50S ribosomal protein L30, with translation MKTIKVTQTKSSSHRLKNHKLCLQGLGLRRIGHTVEVQDTPSNRGMINKVYYMVSVEE, from the coding sequence ATGAAAACGATTAAAGTTACCCAGACTAAATCCTCTTCTCATCGCTTGAAAAATCACAAGCTTTGTTTACAAGGTTTAGGTCTGCGTCGTATTGGTCATACTGTAGAAGTGCAAGATACGCCTTCTAACCGCGGTATGATCAACAAAGTCTACTATATGGTTAGTGTAGAGGAATAA
- the rplO gene encoding 50S ribosomal protein L15 — protein MTLRLNELAPAEGAKRDNLRLGRGIGSGVGKTGGRGIKGQNSRKSGGTRPGFEGGQTALYRRLPKFGFTSQIALKTAEVRLSELAKVEGDIVSLETLKAANVVRKDMLRARIVLSGEITRAFTVQGVALTKGAKAAVEAAGGKVEE, from the coding sequence ATGACTCTGCGTTTAAATGAACTTGCACCTGCAGAAGGTGCGAAGCGTGATAATCTTCGTCTAGGTCGTGGTATTGGCTCTGGCGTTGGTAAGACTGGTGGTCGTGGTATCAAAGGTCAAAACTCACGTAAAAGTGGTGGTACTCGTCCAGGCTTTGAAGGCGGTCAAACTGCGTTATATCGTCGTTTACCTAAATTCGGTTTCACTAGCCAAATCGCTTTAAAAACTGCTGAAGTACGTTTATCAGAGCTTGCTAAAGTTGAAGGTGATATTGTTTCACTTGAAACTTTAAAAGCAGCGAATGTTGTACGTAAAGATATGCTTCGTGCTCGTATCGTACTTTCTGGTGAAATTACTCGTGCATTCACTGTACAAGGTGTTGCATTGACTAAAGGCGCTAAAGCTGCTGTTGAAGCTGCTGGCGGCAAAGTCGAGGAGTAA
- the secY gene encoding preprotein translocase subunit SecY, protein MKGQPFYVKYREIIRRMMFLFGALLVFRLGAHIPVPGINNAALENLFNANQGTILGLFNMFSGGALERMSILALGIMPYISASIIVQLMSTVIPSLEALKKEGEQGKRKINQYTRQGTLLLALVQATGMCAGLISQGITLSAGLAFYVPAVTSLVAGTMFLMWLGEQITERGVGNGISMIIFAGIVAGLPNLIMQSISSVDNGQTSLIGLVIFGLLSLGVLAAIVFIEKAQRRIPVNYAQKQQGRRVFTAQQTHLPLKINMAGVIPAIFASSLLLFPASLGQWVGSSDPSAGIIKRSLQDLALLLSPGQPLYLVLFGALIIFFCYFYTALVFSPKEVSENLKRSGAYVPGIRPGEQTARYLDHILNRLTFIGAIYITIVCLMPMILQSSFGIPFYLGGTSLLIVVVVVMDFMAQLQAHLTSHQYDNQTLMRKTTAHPKG, encoded by the coding sequence ATGAAAGGCCAACCGTTTTACGTGAAATATCGTGAAATTATTCGCCGAATGATGTTTCTCTTCGGTGCATTGTTGGTTTTTCGACTAGGAGCGCATATTCCAGTACCGGGCATTAATAATGCTGCACTTGAAAACCTTTTTAATGCAAACCAGGGCACAATCCTTGGTTTGTTTAATATGTTTTCAGGTGGTGCCTTAGAAAGAATGTCAATTCTTGCCTTGGGGATTATGCCGTATATTTCTGCATCAATTATTGTGCAGTTAATGTCGACTGTGATTCCATCACTCGAAGCTTTGAAAAAAGAGGGAGAGCAAGGGAAGCGCAAGATTAATCAATATACACGTCAAGGTACGTTGCTTTTAGCTTTAGTGCAAGCAACTGGAATGTGTGCAGGTTTGATCAGCCAAGGGATTACCTTGTCAGCTGGTTTAGCCTTTTATGTTCCTGCTGTAACCTCATTGGTTGCAGGTACTATGTTCTTAATGTGGTTGGGTGAACAAATTACCGAACGCGGAGTGGGTAATGGTATTTCCATGATCATTTTCGCGGGTATTGTTGCTGGATTGCCTAATTTAATTATGCAATCAATCTCATCAGTAGATAATGGTCAAACAAGTCTGATTGGCTTGGTTATTTTTGGCTTATTGTCTCTAGGTGTTTTGGCAGCAATTGTGTTTATTGAGAAAGCGCAGCGTCGTATTCCAGTAAACTATGCTCAAAAACAACAAGGTCGTCGTGTATTTACTGCACAGCAGACACATTTGCCATTAAAAATTAATATGGCAGGTGTAATTCCAGCGATCTTTGCAAGCTCTTTACTCTTGTTCCCAGCGAGTTTGGGGCAGTGGGTGGGAAGCTCAGATCCGAGTGCAGGAATAATCAAACGTAGTCTTCAAGATTTGGCTCTTTTATTGTCGCCTGGACAGCCGTTGTATTTGGTGCTCTTTGGTGCGTTAATTATCTTTTTCTGTTATTTTTATACGGCGCTCGTATTTAGCCCGAAAGAAGTATCGGAAAACTTAAAACGCAGCGGAGCTTATGTGCCTGGTATTCGCCCAGGTGAGCAAACTGCTCGTTATTTAGATCATATTCTCAATCGTTTGACGTTTATTGGTGCGATTTATATTACGATCGTGTGTTTAATGCCAATGATTTTGCAAAGTTCTTTTGGTATTCCATTCTATCTGGGTGGTACATCTTTGCTGATCGTAGTCGTTGTTGTTATGGATTTCATGGCGCAATTGCAAGCACATCTCACATCTCATCAATATGATAATCAAACGTTAATGAGAAAAACGACTGCTCATCCGAAGGGATAA
- the rpmJ gene encoding 50S ribosomal protein L36: MKVQASVKKICGSCKVIRRNGVIRVICSAEPRHKQRQG; the protein is encoded by the coding sequence ATGAAAGTACAAGCTTCTGTAAAGAAAATTTGTGGTAGCTGTAAAGTTATCCGTCGTAATGGGGTTATTCGCGTAATTTGCAGCGCAGAACCTCGTCATAAGCAGCGTCAAGGTTAA
- the rpsM gene encoding 30S ribosomal protein S13, with product MARIAGVNIPDNKHAVISLTYIFGIGRHTAKNILAAVGIAPTTKIRELDDAQLDAIRAEVTKVPTEGDLRREISMNIKRLMDLGCYRGLRHRRSLPVRGQRTKTNARTRKGPRKPIKK from the coding sequence ATGGCTCGTATTGCCGGTGTAAACATTCCGGATAACAAGCATGCTGTTATCTCTCTCACGTATATCTTTGGTATTGGTCGCCACACTGCTAAGAACATCTTAGCTGCTGTAGGTATCGCTCCAACGACTAAGATTCGTGAATTAGATGATGCTCAGCTTGATGCGATTCGTGCAGAAGTTACTAAGGTTCCGACCGAAGGTGATTTACGTCGCGAAATTTCCATGAACATTAAACGTTTAATGGATTTAGGCTGCTACCGCGGTCTTCGTCATCGTCGCAGCTTGCCTGTCCGCGGACAACGCACCAAAACTAACGCACGTACCCGTAAAGGTCCGCGCAAACCTATTAAGAAATAA
- the rpsK gene encoding 30S ribosomal protein S11 has translation MAKDTRARKKVTRTVSEGVAHIHASFNNTIVTITDRQGNALAWATSGGQGFRGSRKSTPFAAQVAAEVAGKAALDYGLKNLDVLVKGPGPGRESAVRALGAVGYKINSITDVTPIPHNGCRPPKKRRV, from the coding sequence ATGGCTAAAGATACTCGCGCACGCAAGAAGGTCACTCGTACCGTCTCTGAAGGTGTTGCACACATTCACGCTTCTTTTAATAACACCATTGTAACGATCACTGATCGTCAAGGTAATGCATTGGCTTGGGCTACTTCAGGTGGACAAGGCTTCCGTGGATCACGTAAATCAACTCCGTTTGCTGCTCAGGTAGCTGCTGAAGTTGCTGGTAAAGCTGCTTTAGATTACGGTTTGAAAAACTTGGACGTCCTTGTAAAAGGTCCTGGTCCTGGTCGTGAATCTGCGGTTCGTGCTTTAGGTGCAGTGGGTTATAAAATTAACAGCATTACCGATGTGACGCCAATCCCGCACAACGGTTGCCGTCCACCTAAAAAACGTCGCGTGTAA
- the rpsD gene encoding 30S ribosomal protein S4, which produces MARYIGPKCKLSRREGTDLQLKSGVKPFDVKTKKHAKAPGQHGQSRAKQSEYSLQLREKQKVRRMYGVLERQFSNYYKEAARVKGATGENLLKLLESRLDNVVYRMGFGSTRAEARQLVSHRSITLNGRRVNIASIQVKAGDVIAVHEGAKQQLRIKNAVELAAQRGIPSWMEIDHSKLEGTFKAAPDRSDLPAEINESLIVELYSK; this is translated from the coding sequence ATGGCTCGTTATATTGGTCCAAAATGCAAACTCTCTCGCCGCGAAGGGACAGACCTGCAATTAAAATCTGGCGTTAAACCATTTGACGTTAAGACTAAAAAACATGCTAAAGCTCCTGGCCAACATGGTCAAAGCCGTGCAAAACAATCTGAGTATTCACTACAATTACGTGAAAAACAAAAAGTACGTCGTATGTACGGTGTTTTAGAGCGTCAATTTAGTAACTACTATAAAGAAGCTGCTCGTGTTAAAGGCGCAACTGGTGAAAACTTGTTGAAATTGCTTGAAAGCCGTCTAGATAACGTTGTTTATCGCATGGGTTTTGGTTCTACACGTGCAGAAGCTCGTCAGCTTGTATCTCACCGTTCTATCACTTTAAATGGTCGTCGTGTTAACATTGCGTCTATCCAAGTTAAAGCTGGTGACGTGATTGCAGTTCACGAAGGTGCTAAGCAACAATTGCGTATTAAAAATGCAGTTGAATTAGCTGCTCAACGTGGTATTCCTTCTTGGATGGAAATTGATCATTCTAAGTTGGAAGGTACATTTAAAGCTGCACCAGATCGTTCTGATTTACCTGCTGAAATCAACGAAAGCTTGATTGTAGAATTGTATTCTAAATAA